One window from the genome of Hydractinia symbiolongicarpus strain clone_291-10 chromosome 1, HSymV2.1, whole genome shotgun sequence encodes:
- the LOC130621267 gene encoding uncharacterized protein LOC130621267 translates to MSLSSFEVIPSNHGALNLIEDSVAHIPHAPILTGVFHVDLQDTHHSIAHSGPLGQVPNEFFPVKSLVTTPVKVDVVVLYQVRVVLDLSSPHEHSVNNVITKEDFSLSYSSFDDVVEMVKRLGRSYYMSKLDIKHAFRLCLVHHSDWNLLDDFITTALPKNICQYMSKIYVKLIKDVFHLLYVPWAPDKMVGPCQVITYLGIETDTVKFAVRLPQDKFTELLSSLRNWVFFFCVQGCEMWSIIDLSNTVRSLHHHISITSESRKDIQWWCEFLPTWNGIAIIHTETLDSSSINHFIDGSGVGIGGFLSGAWFQLP, encoded by the exons ATGTCCCTCAGCAGTTTCGAAGTAATACCCAGCAACCACGGTGCATTAAATTTAATAGAGGACTCAGTTGCACATATACCCCATGCACCTATTCTCACAGGCGTCTTTCATGTGGATCTTCAGGACACCCATCACTCCATTGCACACTCCGGTCCTTTAGGGCAAGTACCAAATGAATTCTTTCCAGTAAAATCGCTTGTTACAACCCCGGTTAAGGTTGAC GTTGTGGTATTGTATCAGGTGCGAGTGGTATTAGACCTTTCTTCACCACATGAACATTCAGTTAACAATGTCATTACAAAAGAGGACTTTTCGCTCTCATACTCATCATTTGACGATGTGGTTGAAATGGTTAAAAGGTTGGGTAGAAGTTATTACATGTCTAAGTTGGACATAAAGCATGCTTTCAGACTGTGCCTTGTGCATCATAGTGATTGGAACCTATTAG ATGATTTCATCACAACTGCCCTGCCTAAAAATATATGTCaatatatgtcaaaaatatatgtaAAGTTGATTAAGGACGTTTTTCACTTGCTTTATGTTCCGTGGGCTCCAGATAAGATGGTAGGCCCCTGCCAAGTAATTACATACCTGGGCATTGAAACAGACACAGTAAAGTTTGCTGTTCGTCTCCCACAAGATAAGTTCACGGAATTACTATCTTCACTTCGTAATTG GGTCTTTTTCTTTTGCGTGCAGGGTTGTGAAATGTGGTCGATTATTGATCTCTCCAATACAGTTCGTTCCTTGCACCATCATATTTCTATAACATCAGAATCTCGCAAGGATATTCAATGGTGGTGTGAGTTTCTCCCCACTTGGAATGGCATCGCTATTATCCACACTGAAACCTTAGACTCCTCTTCAATAAATCATTTTATTGATGGTTCTGGAGTAGGCATAGGAGGATTTTTATCTGGTGCATGGTTTCAATTGCCTTAA
- the LOC130638095 gene encoding uncharacterized protein LOC130638095, with amino-acid sequence MECASKIPFWRIFRMEGIECAIWPCKYYNANLCESTIEGGSGRLSAKKAFILKCCSEIIDYSVNFELLQYQYDRWMYKTVSGAIESGKKFGSTPVASLDRKIFSSGYWKWQHRYLLDAVRQFGYPKLFMTISPYEWTFPKVLSL; translated from the exons ATGGAATGTGCTTCCAAAATACCTTTTTGGAGAATCTTCAGAATGGAAGGCATAGAATGTGCAATTTGGCCTTGCAAATATTACAACGCCAACTTGTGTGAAAGCACAATTGAGGGTGGCTCAGGCAGGCTAAGTGCAAAAAAagcatttattttaaaatgctgtAGTGAAATTATTGATTATTCCGTTAATTTTGAACTCCTACAATATCAGTATGATCGTTGGATGTACAAAACAGTTTCTG GTGCTATTGAAAGTGGAAAAAAATTTGGATCTACTCCAGTGGCATCCCTAGATCGCAAAATTTTTAGCAGTGGTTACTGGAAATGGCAACATCGATACTTGCTAGATGCTGTGCGGCAGTTTGGATATCCCAAACTTTTTATGACTATTTCACCATACGAGTGGACATTTCCTAAGGTACTTTCACTTTAA